TCAACGGGTCATCGATACCGGCAAGATCAGCAGGGATCGAGACCGCATTTGGAAGGCTGCAATTGCCCAGTTCAAACAAGGCTTAAATCCTTGTCTGTCGCAGGCAGAGCAGTCCGTCAGTGATAAGAGAAATGAGGGCTTCCGAAGCGAGAACATCTACCTCTCTGCTGTTGAAGAGGAATGTCTTGGCAAGTTGAAAGCCAAAGGGCGAGAGGGTGGCTTTGACACGCGGTTTGCGATCAACGAATCAGGCGTATGCGAGGGGCGCCCTCCAGGGCAGACCGAGATGCGCCTGATGAGCCAATGCCTCAGGGAGTTGGGCTTTGTGCAAGATCGCAATGCCACACGTGATCCGAATCTTGGTCGATCCCGTAAATGGCGATTGAGCGACACATCTGGCACTAGCTGACGGCTGAGTGTGTGCCATTGCAAAGCACGACCAAGACTTTGATTTGAGGTATTTGGCACACAGCACAGCATTTATTGGAATGTTGAAGCTGATTAAGCGGTATGGAGGAGTCTTTGATTTCCTCTGTGCCGCTGTGCCAACGACACTTATAAGGTGCAGCCACGCAAGAAACCAACAAGATCAATCAAGAAAGACTTGGCTCGAAAAGCAAAATAATTTGAATCTTATACAATTAATAAATGGGTAAGAAGAGCGACGCAGCAGAAATTGATCGGCGAGTTCATACCATCGTCAAGCTTTTATCGTCAGCAAAAACATCGAGTTACGTTTGTCGCTATGCGTCCGAAGAATGGGGGGTCGATCCACGCACAGCTCACCGCTATCTCGCAAAGGCCCGAGAGATCATCAGGGATGATTACTCAGTTGATCGTTCCGACTTCTTAGGCAGCCGTTTGGCGCTCTTAGACGAGATCATCGAAGCCAGCATCAGAACCAAACAGCACAGCAATGCAGTTGGCGCTCTGAAGCTTCAGGCGCAGCTCACAAGACTTCTAGATGGGTAAGGACGACAATGGATATGGAAGTTAGGCGTTTACAGAACAGGAAAAGATTGAGTATCTGGTAGGCGCGTCACTATTGGCGTTTGTGAGAGGCCTGCGGGCTAAAGCAAAGCTGAAACTGGTCATTTCACTAGGCAGCATTTGCCCTGTCACGCCACCATTCGATTAGTCCAATTTCCCTTTGATGCTGCGTCGTCTTTCTGCAGGGTTGCTTGCCACTGCTGCTTTTGTTGCACCACTGGCTGCTACTGCGCAAGAGGGCAGTGCTGACGACCTTGGTGTGATGAGCATCAGCCTCGCTGATGTCGTCAAACCCACCATTGGCTTTCAAGGTTCACTCCAGGGTGCAGGAACACCGAACCAAGCAGGCATCGGTGGCTTCCTTCCGCTGTCTGTTGGTGACAACAGCGTGTGGTTCCTGGATGCACTGGTCAACGCCAGCTTTGCTGATCGTGAGGGCTACAGCAGCATCATCAACACCGACGTTGCTGGTGGAACTGTCTCCACCTCAACCCGAATTGGTTACCGCTGGCTGAATAGCGATCGCAGCTGGATGTTTGGGCTGAATGGCGGATATGACAGCCGCTCAGTGAAATCTGGTGGTACTGACACTGGTATCAGCGTCACCAACAAAAAGACTGTCGGGTTCCAGCAGATCGCACTGAACGCAGAAGCAGTCTCCAACAGCTGGACCTTGAACGGCTATGGACTGATCCCTGTGGGTGATGTCGAGCAGAAGCTCAATAGC
The DNA window shown above is from Synechococcus sp. CC9902 and carries:
- a CDS encoding carbamoyl-phosphate synthase, which translates into the protein MLRRLSAGLLATAAFVAPLAATAQEGSADDLGVMSISLADVVKPTIGFQGSLQGAGTPNQAGIGGFLPLSVGDNSVWFLDALVNASFADREGYSSIINTDVAGGTVSTSTRIGYRWLNSDRSWMFGLNGGYDSRSVKSGGTDTGISVTNKKTVGFQQIALNAEAVSNSWTLNGYGLIPVGDVEQKLNSVYDAGALNTYGLDAGYFITPVLKASAGYYYQHRDQEDVDGSGVRGRLAYEMTSGVTAGVNVSYDEAFDTRVSADLKVRFGGASTTAQRKEVQQLPVINALTSTPSNRDVRVHDCDGGYDSSDNFKCIPNTYCIPDCSSDDRLATQKGRDELTGEKGIKCC